Proteins from a genomic interval of Collinsella sp. zg1085:
- the rpmG gene encoding 50S ribosomal protein L33, translating to MRTMVTLACTECKRRNYTTTKNKANMPDRMEIKKYCPWCQKHVVHKETR from the coding sequence ATGCGTACAATGGTTACCCTTGCATGCACTGAGTGCAAGCGTCGTAACTACACGACGACCAAGAACAAGGCAAACATGCCTGATCGTATGGAGATTAAGAAGTATTGTCCTTGGTGCCAAAAGCACGTAGTGCACAAGGAGACACGCTAG
- the secE gene encoding preprotein translocase subunit SecE — MAKNKTTKKAQVEENSAQKAPSKAESKKAVAKKAAKKQKKPGVFSRFTGYLSSVRSEMRRVVWPSKKELVNYSIAVVVSLVVVGVAIALLDTAISQGLVLFSGLRG; from the coding sequence ATGGCCAAAAACAAAACAACAAAGAAGGCCCAAGTGGAGGAGAACTCTGCTCAGAAAGCTCCTTCTAAGGCTGAATCCAAGAAGGCTGTTGCAAAAAAGGCAGCTAAGAAGCAGAAGAAGCCGGGCGTGTTCTCACGCTTCACGGGCTATCTTTCAAGCGTCCGTTCAGAGATGCGGCGTGTGGTGTGGCCGAGCAAAAAAGAGCTTGTCAACTACTCAATTGCCGTCGTTGTATCTCTTGTGGTTGTTGGCGTGGCAATTGCCCTGCTTGATACAGCCATTAGTCAGGGCTTGGTACTCTTCTCAGGTCTAAGAGGTTAG
- the nusG gene encoding transcription termination/antitermination protein NusG, translating to MSKRWYIVHTYSGYENKVKADLEHRIETMGMQDRIFDIQIPTERVTEIKEGGKREVKDSKIFPSYVLVRMEMDDDAWTCVRNTPGVTGFLGANGKPAPLSRDEYNKMMRRADTGEASKRTAVHVEVGSSVRVTNGPLSGFDGQVSEVNAEAGRVKVSLLIFGRETPVELTFDQIEVIA from the coding sequence ATGTCAAAGCGCTGGTACATTGTTCATACCTACTCAGGATACGAAAACAAGGTCAAGGCAGACCTTGAGCATCGTATCGAGACCATGGGTATGCAAGACCGTATTTTCGATATTCAAATTCCTACTGAGCGTGTCACCGAGATTAAAGAGGGTGGCAAGCGTGAGGTTAAGGATTCTAAGATTTTCCCAAGTTACGTGCTGGTGCGCATGGAGATGGACGATGACGCATGGACATGCGTTCGCAACACGCCAGGCGTCACAGGCTTTCTAGGAGCTAATGGCAAGCCTGCACCCCTTTCGCGTGACGAGTACAACAAGATGATGCGTCGCGCTGATACCGGCGAGGCCTCTAAGCGTACCGCTGTACATGTTGAGGTTGGCTCCTCGGTTCGCGTAACCAACGGTCCGCTATCCGGCTTTGATGGTCAGGTTTCTGAGGTTAACGCCGAGGCAGGTCGTGTGAAGGTATCCTTGCTCATCTTTGGTCGCGAGACCCCAGTAGAGCTAACCTTCGATCAGATTGAAGTGATTGCATAG
- the rplK gene encoding 50S ribosomal protein L11 produces the protein MADKKVVNVIKLQIPAGQANPAPPVGPALGAAQVNIMQFCQAFNAATQDKMGDIIPVEISVFEDRSFDFVTKTPPAAHLIKKELKLKGGSSTPQSVKVGQLTDEQLTKIAEIKLPDLNANDIDAAKKIIAGTARSMGVTIAE, from the coding sequence ATGGCAGATAAAAAGGTCGTTAACGTTATTAAACTACAAATTCCTGCAGGTCAGGCTAATCCAGCTCCTCCGGTAGGTCCCGCTCTTGGTGCTGCACAAGTTAACATTATGCAGTTCTGCCAAGCGTTTAATGCCGCTACGCAGGATAAGATGGGCGATATTATCCCCGTTGAGATTTCGGTCTTTGAAGATCGCTCCTTTGACTTTGTAACCAAGACCCCACCTGCAGCTCACCTCATCAAGAAGGAGCTGAAGCTTAAAGGTGGCTCTTCTACGCCGCAAAGCGTGAAGGTTGGTCAGTTAACCGATGAGCAGCTTACCAAGATTGCTGAGATTAAGCTGCCAGACCTTAATGCAAATGACATTGATGCAGCTAAAAAGATTATTGCCGGTACTGCTCGTTCTATGGGTGTTACCATCGCTGAATAA
- the rplA gene encoding 50S ribosomal protein L1 yields the protein MANKHGKQYRAAAEKVDRSLAYSPLAAIKLVKEAAQAKFDETVEVHFRLGIDTRKADQNIRGSISLPHGTGKTVRVAVFAEGEKAREAEEAGADVVGSDELVAAIQAGNINFDAAIATPNMMAKVGRIGKILGPRGLMPNPKLGTVTMDVAKMVSELKAGRVEYRADRYGICHVPMGRVSFDNEKLVENYAALYTEILRVKPASAKGRYVKSISVSSTMGPGVKVDSAVQRDFMAE from the coding sequence ATGGCTAATAAACATGGTAAGCAGTATCGTGCTGCTGCAGAGAAGGTAGACCGGAGCCTTGCTTACAGTCCACTTGCTGCTATTAAGCTCGTTAAAGAGGCTGCACAAGCTAAGTTTGATGAGACGGTAGAAGTTCACTTCCGCCTAGGCATTGACACCCGCAAAGCAGACCAGAACATTCGTGGTTCTATTTCCCTGCCTCATGGCACGGGCAAGACCGTTCGTGTAGCAGTGTTTGCTGAGGGCGAGAAGGCTCGTGAGGCAGAAGAGGCTGGTGCTGACGTTGTTGGCTCAGACGAGCTGGTAGCCGCCATTCAGGCTGGTAATATCAACTTTGATGCTGCCATTGCAACTCCTAACATGATGGCCAAGGTTGGTCGCATTGGTAAGATTCTCGGCCCTCGTGGTCTTATGCCTAACCCTAAGCTGGGTACGGTAACCATGGATGTTGCCAAGATGGTATCTGAGCTCAAGGCTGGCCGTGTTGAGTATCGTGCCGACCGCTATGGCATTTGCCATGTTCCTATGGGTCGTGTGAGCTTTGACAATGAGAAGCTCGTTGAGAACTACGCTGCCCTCTACACCGAGATTCTTCGCGTAAAGCCCGCATCTGCCAAGGGTCGCTACGTCAAGAGCATTTCGGTGTCATCCACCATGGGTCCTGGTGTTAAGGTTGATTCTGCTGTTCAGCGCGACTTTATGGCTGAGTAA
- a CDS encoding UvrD-helicase domain-containing protein, which produces MAATEHNLSRSTDDLVMQEEQEHLSELYATLLKLRDELSHELDTKHEQAAADLRSLSQEIRPNFTGWDETLETLAAIESLNLVIDTYNQYHDFNVDKLRKILLLLRQPYFAKVKLKMRPDRPARDVYIGTAGLTDDHHIPLVVDWRNPIAETYYNQENGQTSYTVHGALRTVELLLRRQFDIDRDMLKDYFDTTVAIEDSLLLHALRSHHSEKLKAITATIQREQNEVVRHEDVPVMLVSGIAGSGKTSVMLQRIAYLLYHEHERLAADQVYLFTPNKLFEHYIDGVLPSLGEANPQLYTWQSFIEHEGAGNRDDGSHADIKNLEKLEQALPSLCLHEGDVRAITVDGETLLSASQVAAVVNKHSKFGLGPQFTTLVSDELRERLARRLASFAHDEVWQERLQSMDVEEQIRLIGSAVNPADDEEMATLTRNYVDILFAEAGERAIDTLAWLKLDRVGMRVLGLKTLSATDLLYLRLLLMGRASSRARYVMIDEVQDYSAAQLKVLSRFFIGAHFLLLGDPNQAIREGTPSFEEIQTIFEASHGQVDVCRLLTSYRSSPEVTALFSGLVNLEADIKLASVRRAGTAAVRLRFETEEALLAHMRPLLTEAMADTQTLTAVLLHDQRRAARFAKQLDNLVPFVRRNEVLPATGAVIMTLDMAKGLEFDHVIIADADERNYPDTLLARRRLYTAISRAMHQVSLFAVGSWTPLLAEDGGEVIASQ; this is translated from the coding sequence ATGGCAGCAACAGAGCATAATTTATCACGCAGCACCGACGATTTGGTAATGCAGGAAGAACAAGAGCATCTCTCAGAGCTCTATGCAACCTTGCTCAAGTTGCGTGATGAATTAAGCCACGAGCTCGATACAAAACATGAGCAGGCGGCAGCAGATTTGCGGAGTCTTAGCCAAGAAATTCGTCCTAATTTTACCGGCTGGGACGAAACGCTTGAAACCCTCGCTGCTATTGAGTCGCTTAATTTGGTTATTGATACCTACAATCAATATCATGACTTTAATGTTGATAAGCTCAGAAAGATTTTGCTGCTTTTACGTCAGCCGTACTTTGCTAAGGTCAAGCTTAAAATGCGACCTGACCGTCCGGCACGAGATGTGTATATTGGCACTGCTGGTCTAACTGATGACCATCACATTCCGCTCGTTGTTGACTGGCGCAATCCCATTGCAGAAACATACTATAACCAAGAGAATGGACAAACTTCCTACACCGTACATGGTGCGCTGCGCACCGTTGAGCTTTTGTTGCGTCGTCAGTTTGACATCGACCGCGATATGCTCAAAGATTATTTTGACACCACGGTGGCAATTGAGGACTCGTTGCTCTTACATGCGCTGCGCTCCCATCATTCGGAAAAGCTCAAGGCTATTACGGCGACCATTCAGCGTGAGCAAAATGAGGTTGTACGCCACGAAGATGTTCCGGTGATGCTGGTGTCAGGCATTGCGGGTTCGGGTAAAACCTCGGTGATGCTCCAGCGCATTGCCTACTTGCTTTATCACGAGCATGAGCGCTTAGCGGCAGATCAAGTATATTTGTTTACGCCAAACAAGCTCTTTGAACACTATATCGATGGGGTGTTGCCCTCGCTTGGCGAGGCAAATCCACAGCTTTATACTTGGCAGTCTTTTATTGAGCATGAGGGTGCGGGCAACCGCGATGACGGCTCGCATGCAGATATCAAAAATCTTGAAAAGCTTGAACAAGCGTTACCAAGTCTTTGCCTTCATGAAGGCGACGTGCGTGCGATTACGGTTGACGGTGAGACGCTTCTGAGCGCATCTCAGGTTGCTGCGGTGGTGAATAAGCATAGCAAGTTTGGTTTGGGTCCACAGTTTACGACACTGGTGAGCGATGAGTTGCGCGAGCGTCTAGCACGCCGCCTTGCCTCGTTTGCGCACGATGAAGTATGGCAAGAGCGTCTGCAAAGCATGGATGTTGAAGAGCAGATTCGCCTTATTGGCTCGGCGGTTAATCCAGCTGATGATGAAGAGATGGCAACGCTCACAAGGAACTACGTTGACATATTGTTTGCCGAAGCTGGGGAGCGTGCGATTGATACCCTTGCTTGGCTTAAACTTGATCGAGTGGGTATGCGCGTGCTGGGGTTAAAGACCTTGTCAGCAACCGATTTGTTGTACCTACGCTTGCTCTTGATGGGTCGTGCGTCGTCGCGTGCTCGTTATGTCATGATTGATGAAGTGCAAGACTATTCAGCAGCACAGCTTAAGGTGTTGTCTCGCTTCTTTATTGGTGCACATTTCTTGCTGCTTGGCGACCCCAATCAGGCTATTCGAGAGGGGACGCCGTCGTTTGAAGAGATTCAGACTATATTTGAGGCAAGTCATGGTCAGGTTGACGTGTGTCGTCTGCTGACAAGCTATCGTTCTTCTCCTGAGGTGACTGCGCTGTTTAGCGGGCTTGTAAACCTTGAGGCAGATATTAAGTTGGCAAGTGTGCGTCGTGCAGGTACAGCGGCAGTGCGTCTACGTTTTGAAACAGAGGAGGCTTTGCTTGCGCATATGCGCCCTCTGTTAACAGAGGCAATGGCTGATACTCAGACCTTAACTGCGGTGCTATTGCATGACCAGCGCCGTGCTGCGCGCTTTGCTAAGCAGCTGGATAATTTGGTGCCCTTTGTAAGACGAAACGAGGTGTTGCCGGCGACAGGCGCGGTTATCATGACGCTTGACATGGCTAAGGGGCTTGAGTTTGATCACGTTATCATTGCGGATGCTGATGAGCGGAACTATCCAGATACTTTGCTGGCGCGTCGGAGGTTGTATACCGCTATATCTCGCGCAATGCATCAGGTGAGTTTGTTTGCAGTGGGTAGCTGGACTCCGCTTCTTGCTGAGGATGGGGGAGAGGTTATAGCTAGCCAATAG
- a CDS encoding nitroreductase family protein: MTSNTTDVASPQNTADSETASQMAQHAFAELVRATRSHRRYDARVPVSKEQLNYILEMARNVPSAINRQPLRYRVVSDAATCEAVFQTLGWALGARGRAIPEPGQRPSAYLVICDTEQTPNAAVDRGIAAQTIMLAARAVGLGSCMLHTFNKARAAEVLELPEAAPPVMVIALGVSTDVVQLEGVESSPDGSLANWDDEAGVHHVPKRSLADMQI, encoded by the coding sequence ATGACAAGCAATACAACTGATGTAGCTAGCCCTCAAAACACCGCAGATAGTGAAACTGCTAGTCAAATGGCTCAACATGCGTTTGCAGAGCTTGTGCGTGCAACGCGCAGCCATCGTCGCTATGACGCACGTGTGCCAGTAAGCAAAGAGCAGCTCAACTATATCCTTGAGATGGCGCGCAACGTGCCATCTGCTATTAATCGGCAGCCGCTGCGCTATCGTGTTGTATCCGATGCAGCAACGTGTGAAGCTGTGTTTCAAACCCTTGGCTGGGCACTTGGTGCTCGCGGACGCGCTATTCCTGAGCCAGGTCAACGCCCAAGCGCTTATCTGGTGATTTGCGACACTGAGCAAACACCCAATGCCGCTGTTGACCGTGGTATTGCGGCTCAGACCATTATGCTTGCCGCGCGTGCGGTTGGCCTTGGTTCGTGTATGCTACATACCTTTAATAAAGCTCGTGCTGCTGAGGTACTTGAGTTGCCTGAAGCGGCTCCACCTGTGATGGTTATCGCACTTGGTGTTTCAACCGATGTGGTACAGCTTGAAGGCGTTGAGAGCTCGCCAGATGGTAGCCTTGCAAATTGGGACGACGAAGCAGGGGTTCATCACGTTCCTAAGCGCAGTCTTGCAGATATGCAAATTTAG
- a CDS encoding 4Fe-4S binding protein produces the protein MAEQHDLVDDLIDISKGLGVLRNPLSGLTDTLLGTGGVNRPVWNPADYKEKPRGNTLQCMLCRYEQSACSACMDVCPVDAITIEDDAISVSDDCRECGLCVSVCPTESFVSPKIQPKKLYELIAAAAQAHETAYVTCTRSLKRVPRENEVVLACVGDVSPELWFAILAEYDNVSVFLPVDICARCKTTTGEEQLSEFIAQGEEWAGVGLGLEVDARALRCVKRREYERKEFMDNIVRTTGLAVSKFNPATAALMSVTQKLREHSNRLSDLEKTLSTAAGISSEKRRRILQQGRQLMLSALQLHPELAQSVRVWLPECDYSRCAMCAECVRQCPVHACDLVASGRFKVEPEYCVGCGLCAEVCPNRALSMHECNCEQLVVSDPAIEKKKQAEQLVATRAAAAGAAARKKLDSLLDQVEKLGE, from the coding sequence TTGGCAGAACAGCACGATTTAGTTGATGACCTCATCGACATTAGTAAGGGCTTGGGCGTCCTGCGAAATCCTCTGAGCGGTCTTACCGATACGCTGTTAGGCACGGGCGGTGTTAATCGCCCGGTTTGGAATCCAGCCGATTACAAGGAGAAGCCGCGTGGCAATACCTTACAGTGCATGTTGTGTCGTTATGAGCAAAGTGCCTGTTCAGCCTGTATGGATGTCTGTCCGGTTGACGCTATCACTATTGAGGACGACGCCATTTCTGTTAGCGATGATTGTCGCGAATGTGGTCTTTGCGTTTCGGTTTGTCCAACTGAAAGCTTTGTTTCGCCTAAGATTCAGCCTAAGAAACTGTATGAGCTTATTGCCGCAGCAGCTCAGGCACATGAAACAGCTTATGTAACCTGCACGCGCTCTCTCAAGCGGGTTCCACGTGAGAATGAAGTGGTACTTGCCTGCGTGGGTGATGTATCGCCTGAGCTTTGGTTTGCCATTTTGGCTGAGTATGACAACGTGAGTGTGTTTTTGCCGGTTGATATTTGTGCGCGTTGTAAGACAACTACAGGCGAAGAGCAGCTGAGTGAGTTTATAGCGCAAGGTGAAGAATGGGCGGGAGTAGGTCTGGGGCTTGAGGTTGACGCTCGTGCGTTGCGCTGCGTAAAGCGGCGCGAGTATGAGCGCAAAGAGTTTATGGACAACATTGTGCGCACAACTGGTCTTGCGGTATCAAAATTCAATCCTGCAACTGCCGCTTTGATGAGCGTGACGCAAAAGCTCCGTGAGCACAGCAATCGGCTGAGTGATTTAGAAAAAACACTGAGCACGGCAGCTGGTATTAGTTCAGAAAAACGGCGACGGATTTTGCAGCAGGGGCGCCAGCTCATGTTGTCGGCGCTTCAACTTCACCCTGAGCTGGCGCAATCGGTGCGTGTGTGGTTGCCAGAGTGCGATTATAGTCGGTGCGCAATGTGTGCCGAGTGCGTACGTCAGTGCCCAGTACATGCTTGTGATTTAGTGGCTAGTGGTCGTTTTAAGGTGGAGCCTGAGTATTGCGTTGGCTGTGGTTTGTGCGCAGAGGTGTGTCCTAATCGAGCGTTGTCAATGCATGAGTGCAATTGTGAGCAGCTTGTTGTATCTGACCCAGCTATTGAGAAGAAAAAGCAGGCAGAACAACTTGTTGCAACGCGTGCTGCAGCAGCAGGCGCCGCCGCCCGCAAAAAACTTGATAGCCTGCTTGACCAGGTTGAAAAGCTCGGGGAATAA
- a CDS encoding sugar kinase has protein sequence MNSFTFSNKTLCFGEALIRLSPHGNQRIEQTEDLQLFVEGAEAMTALSLASQGERVAYMTTISDNRLAKKVVMTLAGAGIDLSRVQQVPGRMGLFYFERGSGERPANVVYDRNNTPITLLSRSDFDWDSLLNGIDSFYFSGTLAAINAELRLALLDALHACKGRGIQTFCDLNFRSRMWTVEEARQSWNEFLPFIDVCIANDEDIWSLFPQAGIMPNKITTLGFLDYYRDVAQDLTMKFGCHTVAIEIRSLATSGIGRWSALLYKDGTFAYAGPREIMSGEHSGCGDSFAAGIIHGIHKAWVADEIITYALTSSVLKASIPGSINYLSSEEIHAATHTMRTIVDY, from the coding sequence ATGAACAGTTTTACGTTTTCAAATAAGACGCTTTGCTTTGGCGAGGCGCTCATTCGACTCTCCCCTCATGGAAATCAGCGTATTGAACAGACAGAAGACCTCCAACTTTTTGTTGAAGGTGCTGAAGCTATGACGGCACTATCGCTTGCGAGTCAGGGTGAACGTGTTGCATATATGACAACCATCAGCGATAACCGTCTGGCAAAAAAAGTTGTAATGACACTTGCAGGAGCGGGTATTGACCTATCACGTGTACAGCAAGTTCCGGGACGTATGGGGTTATTTTATTTTGAGCGCGGGAGTGGCGAGCGACCAGCCAACGTGGTATATGATCGCAATAACACACCCATTACCCTGCTGAGTCGAAGCGATTTTGACTGGGACAGCCTGCTCAATGGCATTGATTCCTTTTATTTCTCAGGAACACTTGCCGCTATCAATGCTGAGTTGCGACTTGCCTTGCTTGATGCTTTACATGCCTGTAAGGGACGCGGCATTCAAACCTTTTGCGACTTGAACTTTCGGTCACGCATGTGGACAGTTGAGGAAGCACGCCAAAGCTGGAATGAGTTTTTGCCTTTCATTGATGTATGTATTGCAAACGATGAGGATATCTGGAGCCTATTTCCTCAAGCAGGCATTATGCCTAACAAGATAACGACGCTGGGATTTTTAGACTATTACCGTGATGTTGCGCAAGACCTCACCATGAAATTTGGTTGCCATACCGTAGCTATTGAGATTCGCTCCCTTGCAACCAGCGGTATTGGACGCTGGAGCGCTCTGTTGTACAAAGACGGTACCTTTGCCTATGCTGGACCGCGCGAAATCATGAGCGGTGAGCATTCAGGATGCGGAGACTCCTTTGCTGCTGGAATTATTCATGGTATTCATAAGGCTTGGGTTGCAGACGAAATTATTACCTATGCTCTTACCTCAAGCGTGCTGAAAGCAAGTATCCCAGGCAGCATTAACTACTTATCAAGCGAAGAAATCCACGCGGCAACCCACACCATGCGCACAATTGTGGACTATTAG
- a CDS encoding AEC family transporter: MNLIAFKILAFINIIFLGIIARSRKLVDGNTSQNLSKIVFSFTLPAAIIHAFGTTTVTLDAMYLVLLGFLCTVIPFAISAYFTQNTPVSDRKLYLLNISGFNIGCFALPFIQALFPPFAAVLTCLFDAGNALMVTGGSYTATQMLLAQTEDRPCTLNPFKRLISSIAFDTYLVLILVALLNITIPNELIAITEPLSQANAFLSLFMIGLMINFHVDKQKLEKLCRLVGGRILLSTVMSLFVFFCLPLSLEHRLVVSTLVWSPIASLGPVYTLWIKADYGLAGLANSITIVLGICALAFFSSLQMTML; this comes from the coding sequence ATGAATTTGATTGCTTTCAAAATACTTGCCTTTATAAACATCATTTTCTTAGGCATTATCGCGCGGTCTCGCAAGCTTGTTGATGGTAATACCAGCCAAAATCTATCAAAGATAGTATTTAGTTTCACATTACCCGCAGCCATTATCCACGCCTTTGGAACCACGACTGTTACGCTGGATGCAATGTATCTCGTATTGCTGGGGTTTTTGTGCACTGTTATCCCTTTTGCTATCAGTGCCTATTTCACGCAAAACACGCCCGTCTCAGATCGTAAGCTCTACCTACTCAACATCTCAGGCTTTAATATTGGCTGCTTTGCACTCCCCTTCATACAAGCCCTTTTTCCACCCTTTGCTGCTGTACTCACCTGCCTGTTTGATGCGGGAAACGCCCTCATGGTCACCGGCGGAAGTTACACAGCAACACAGATGCTTCTCGCGCAGACAGAGGATAGACCGTGCACCCTGAACCCATTCAAACGGCTTATTTCATCTATCGCTTTTGACACTTATCTAGTGCTTATACTAGTGGCGCTGCTCAACATCACCATTCCAAACGAGCTTATTGCTATAACCGAACCCCTATCACAAGCAAATGCCTTTCTATCTCTTTTCATGATTGGGCTTATGATTAACTTTCACGTAGACAAGCAAAAACTAGAGAAACTCTGCAGACTTGTTGGTGGTCGCATACTATTAAGCACCGTAATGTCCTTGTTTGTTTTTTTCTGCCTGCCACTCAGTTTAGAGCATCGACTTGTTGTTAGCACGCTTGTATGGTCACCCATTGCTTCGCTCGGGCCGGTTTATACCTTATGGATAAAAGCTGATTATGGGCTTGCAGGTCTGGCTAACTCAATCACCATTGTTCTTGGAATCTGCGCACTTGCATTTTTTAGTTCACTCCAGATGACCATGCTATGA
- a CDS encoding STM3941 family protein, translated as MRVFAQRRPLKQCGLICMSLCMLVAAVLALVSPELKGVDNPLLFKALVGHLGLPFSCLILVVHVKKLCFPRELLRINTTGIYDFTSMLSPGFIAWDSIAHIHLQKLGASTYLCLDIHELEAWKTTLNTRQQRLVQANLNMGYSPVRIQLDTLELPIDAQELLRHVRILRASAYEIASHV; from the coding sequence ATGCGTGTCTTTGCACAACGTAGGCCTCTCAAACAATGCGGTCTTATCTGCATGAGCCTTTGCATGCTCGTTGCGGCGGTTTTAGCACTTGTAAGCCCCGAGCTGAAAGGAGTAGACAACCCGCTTTTGTTTAAGGCGCTAGTTGGCCACCTTGGGCTGCCATTCAGCTGTCTCATACTAGTAGTACATGTCAAAAAACTTTGCTTTCCACGTGAGTTACTGCGTATCAATACGACCGGTATATATGATTTCACAAGTATGCTTTCGCCGGGCTTTATTGCATGGGATAGTATTGCTCATATCCATCTCCAAAAGCTTGGCGCATCAACATATCTTTGCCTCGATATACACGAGCTTGAAGCTTGGAAAACAACCCTGAATACTAGGCAGCAACGCTTGGTTCAGGCTAATCTCAACATGGGATATAGTCCGGTGCGCATACAGCTCGATACACTTGAGCTCCCCATTGATGCACAAGAGCTTCTACGCCATGTGCGCATACTTCGAGCTAGCGCATACGAGATTGCATCACATGTATAA
- a CDS encoding PTS fructose transporter subunit IIB, with product MSKKFIVGVTSCMIGIAHTYMAAEAMERALKKAGCDCKVELQGANGTENELTEEDLARCDAALIAADVRIKKIERFQPIPTLTVGTEEVIKDGDGIVAELLEAIG from the coding sequence ATGTCAAAGAAGTTCATTGTGGGGGTGACGTCGTGCATGATAGGTATTGCGCATACCTATATGGCGGCGGAGGCAATGGAGCGTGCACTTAAGAAGGCGGGGTGCGACTGCAAGGTTGAGCTCCAAGGTGCGAATGGAACCGAGAACGAGCTTACTGAAGAAGACCTTGCACGCTGTGATGCGGCATTAATTGCTGCGGATGTGCGCATCAAAAAGATAGAGCGCTTTCAGCCCATTCCAACACTTACTGTCGGAACCGAGGAAGTCATTAAAGATGGCGATGGCATTGTTGCTGAACTTTTGGAGGCGATTGGATAA